Genomic DNA from Bosea sp. (in: a-proteobacteria):
CGCCCGCCAACGTCACGGCCCTGCTGGCGCAGCTGGCCGATCCGCAGATCCGCATCGTGTCTCTGACCATCACGGAGGGCGGGTATTTCATCGACCCCGCGACAGGCGAATTCGACGCCAACCACCCGGATATCCTGGCTGACGCCAGGGAGATGTCCAGTCCGGAAACCGTCTTCGGCAGGATCGTGGCAGGCCTTGCGCTGCGCCGCGCCGCGGGGCTGCCCGCCTTCACGGTGATGAGTTGCGACAACATCCCCCACAATGGTGAGGTAACCCGCGATGCGGTCACGGGGCTTGCACGCCTGGTGGATTCGGCTCTGGCCGACTGGATCTCCGCGCATGTCCGCTTCCCCAATGGCATGGTCGACCGCATCACGCCGGCCACCACCGACGCGCAACGCAGCTGGCTGGTGAACAATTACGGCCTGCAGGACAGCGCGCCTGTGTTTTGCGAAACCTTCAGGCAGTGGGTTCTCGAGGACAAGTTTTCGAACGGTCGGCCAGCGCTGGAGAGCGCGGGCGCGACCTTCACGACCGATGTCACGCCCTTCGAGCTGATGAAGATACGCATCCTCAACGGCGGCCACGCGGCCATCGCCTATCCCGCTGGCCTGCTTGGCATCCATTTCGTGCACGATGCCATGAGCCACCCGCTGATCGCAGGTTTCCTGGCCAAGCTGACGCGTGATGAGATCATCCCGCAGGTGCCCCCGGTGCCTGGCACGCAGCTTGCCAGTTACCAAAGCCTGATTGCCGAGCGCTTCGCCAATCCGGAGGTCGGCGACACCATTCGCCGTCTTTGCCTCGACGGATCGAACCGGCAACCCAAATTCATAGTACCGACCATTGCCGACGCGCTGCGGAACGGCGGTCATGTCAGCGGTTTGGCGCTGCTGTCCGCGCTCTGGTGCCGCTACTGCCTTGGAAAGACGGAGAGCGGCGAGGTCATCGCCCCCAATGATCCAGGCTGGGAGCGCCTGACACGAACCGCCCATGCAGCGCAAGCCAACCCGGCAGAGTGGCTCGCCATGCGCGATATCTACGGAGCGGTCGGTGCCGATGAGGCATTTGCCGCGCACTTCGCCAAAGCACTCGGCGAAGTGCAGGCTGATGGCGTGGCCGCCGCGCTGTCGCGCTGGCTTGGGGCGTCCTGACCGGCCATGCATGTCATCGGCATCGATATCGGAACCTCAGCCGTCAAGGCAGTTCTGGTGGATGAAGGCCAGACAGTTGTTGCAACGGGGGAAGCGTCGCTGGAATGGCGTTCGCCCCATCCCGGCTGGTCCGAACAGGACCCGGAGGACTGGTGGATGGCCACGCTCCGGGCGCTGGCTGGCCTGAGATCTGATTGTGGCACGGCCTGGAGCGACGTGACGGCCATCGGCCTGTCAGGCCAGATGCATGGTGCCGTGACGCTTGATGCTGCCGGACAGGTGCTGCGCCCGGCGATCCTGTGGAATGACGGACGCAGCGCTGCGGAATGCCATGTGCTCGAGAGCGCGATGCCCGGCCTTGGCATGGTTGCAGGCGCGCCCGCCATGCCGGGGTTCACGGCCCCAAAACTGCTCTGGATGCAGCGCAATGAACCTGAGTTGTTCCGGCGCATAGCCCACGTGCTGCTACCCAAGGACTTCATTCGGCTGAAGCTGACCGGAAGCTATGCGACCGACCTCTCTGACGCTGCTGGCACCCTCTGGCTTGATCAGGCGGCCCGCGATTGGTCCGCCCAACTGATCGCGGCATCCAGCCTCGCGCCATCGCAAATGCCGCCTGTCCATGAGGGCATCGCCATCAGCGGCCGGCTGCTGCCCGGCGTCGCCGCACAACTCGGATTGCCGGACGGCGTCGCGGTAGCCGCTGGCGCGGGCGATGCAGCGGCGGGCGCTGTCGGCATCGGGGCGGTGGACGATGGTGATGCGTTTCTGTCGCTCGGAACATCGGCGCAGCTTTTCGTTGCGACCGCCAGCTATCGGCCTTGCCCGCAGAAGTTTCTGCATGCCTACTGCCACGCCGTTCCAGACCGTTGGTTCCAGATGGCGGCCATGCTCAACGGCGCCGTATGCTTGGCATGGATCGCGCAGCAATTGGGTGAGGGCGACATCCAGCTTCTGCTTGATCGGACTGAGGCGACCGCGCCGCGCCCCTCCGGCCTCGTGTTCTTGCCCTACCTCTCCGGAGAGCGCACTCCGCACAATGATCCACAGGCGCGGGGAGCCTTCATCGGCCTCGACCAGGCCACAACACCGTATTCCATGGTCCGCGCCGTCCTCGAAGGCGTCGCCTTTTCCTGTGTCGACGCGAGGGACTGCCTTTCGGGCGCAGGCACCGAGCTTTCCGCGCTCAGCGTCATCGGCGGCGGATCACAATCCACCTTCTGGATGACCATCATTGCCTCCGCGCTGAACATGCCGCTCATTCGCCACCACGGTGGCGAGAAAGGCCCGGCCTTCGGAGCAGCGCGCCTTGCCCGGCTGGCAATCACACAGGAGCCCGTCGCCCAGGTCTGCAGCAAACCGCCGATCCGCGACATGTTCGCGCCAGACTCCGAACTGGCCGGGCTCTACGCCGAGCGCCTGCCCCGTTTCCGCGACCTCTATGCCAGATTGAAGGGTGCTTTCTAGACGCGCGCCAGATCGTCCCGTCACAACAGCAGTGAGCATTGATTGTTCACAAAATCGGCGCCCGCTTTTGGGCGCAACGCTCTTAACCCGATTGTCAGTCTGCCATCGCGGTGCGACCAAGCTCGCTCAGAAATGGTGCAATATCTGCCGCCGTTGGCGGATCAGCGCCTTGCCGACGGCACGTATGCGAAGCTGCCCATATGGCGCGCCGGATGATCGTCGCAATCTCATCCTGGCTCATGCTTGAGATCAGGGCGCGCGACCTGCCACCATGTTCGAGCAATGCAGCGATCAGCTGGGCCTGGAAAGCGTCGCCTGCACCGACTGTGTCATTCACCTCAGTGACCGGAGCCGACATCGCAAACTCGCCGCTGCGGTGGAAGGCAACCGCCCCTTTCGGCCCACGCGTCAGAACCACGAGCGCCGGGCCCTGCAAGGCACATTCACGCGCGACATCGACGGGATCACGGTCGGGCCACAGCGCGGTCAGATCCTCGTCGCTGGCCTTGAGCGCACTGACGACAGGCAGGAGCGCTGCGACGCGCGCCTTCCAGACCGCCGTGCGCGGCTCCACCGTCAGGCGAACGTTCAGGTCATAGGTGACCAGGCGACCCTGTTCACGTTCAGCCAGTGCCTGGAAGCATGCGGATGTGACAGGTGCGACTGCCGCATAGGAGCCCAGATGCATGCCGACGACATCGGCGCCGAATGGCGACAAATTGTCAATCGACAGGCGTTCATCCTGGCCAGTCTGATAGAATGAATAACTCGGAGAGCCATCATCATTGAGACCGACCAAGCTGAGCGTGGTCAGCCCCGCGCTCTCCAGAAGAAAACGGGCCGATACGTTTTCGGTGGCCAGACGCGCGCGCAACGCTGTGCCAAGGACATCACGGGGGATGGCCGATAGGAGGCCGCAGCTCACATCCATGCGCCCCAGTCCAATCGCGACATTGAAGGGTGAGCCACCTGGAACCGCCCTCAGCACGACCTTGCCGCCCGGGTCCGGCTTTCCGTTTGCAAAAAGGTCGTAAAGGGCTTCTCCGCAGACAACGAACATTCAGCCACCTCCCCGTCGCGCAGATTTCATGTCCGGCATGTCTTGCTGGCAGACTGCCACATCTTCCCTTGCATTTGTCATCTTGCCGCCATCCATCGTTTGCCTGCGGGAAGGCCAGGCCACAAGTCGGCTTTCCTTGAAGACACCAAAACAACCTATGTCAATCGCCCCCCTGCCCTCGGCATCGTCACCCGCCAGGGCGCGCCACGCTGGAGTATAATGCCAACATAAACCTGGGCGCCCGTCGTCCATGTCTCCTGGCCCTTCCGCGAGGCGGTGAGCGCCTGCGCGGCCAGCTTCTGCTGGAGCGATCGGCCGCCGGCGCCGTGGCCGGTTCCTCGCCAGGGCGGAGCGGCAGCGCGGTTCCCATTGCTGACGGTTTCGGCTAGACAGCGCGCGCACGCTCGCATCGGAAACTCCATGAACGCTCCCGCTCCCAAGATTTCATTCGTCTCGCTCGGCTGCCCCAAGGCGCTGGTGGATTCGGAGCGGATCATCACGTCGCTGCGCTCGGAAGGCTATGAGCTGACGCGCACCCATGCCGGCGCCGATCTGGTGATCGTCAACACCTGCGGCTTCCTCGATTCAGCCAAGGCGGAGTCGCTCGACAACATCGGCCGCGCGCTCTCCGAGAATGGCAAGGTGATCGTCACCGGCTGCATGGGCGCGGAGCCGGAACAGATCACGGAGCGCTTTCCCAACGTGCTCGCCATCACCGGCCCCCAGGCTTACGAGAGCGTGCTGGGCGCCGTGCACGCGGCGCTGCCACCAGCCCATGATCCGTTCCTTGATCTGGTGCCCGCGCAAGGCGTGAAGCTAACGCCGCGCCATTATGCCTATCTCAAGATTTCAGAGGGCTGCAACAACCGGTGCAGCTTCTGCATCATCCCGAAGCTGCGGGGTGATCTGGTCTCGCGCCCGGCCGGCGAAGTGCTGCGCGAAGCCGAGAAACTCGTCGCCGCAGGCGTCAAGGAACTTCTGGTCATCTCGCAGGACACGAGCGCCTATGGCGTCGATCTGCGCTATGCGCCGAGCCTCTTCAAGGACCGCGAGGTCAGGGCCAGGTTCCTGGATCTGTCGCGGGAGCTTGGCCAGCTCGGCGCCTGGGTAAGGCTGCATTATGTCTACCCCTACCCCCATGTCGACGAGGTCATCCAGCTAATGAGCGACGGCCTGGTCCTGCCCTATCTCGACATTCCCTTCCAGCACGCCTCGCCCCATGTTCTCAAGGCCATGCGTCGGCCCGCTCACCAGGAAAAGACGCTCGAACGCATCCGCAAATGGCGCGAGATCTGCCCCGATCTCGGCATCCGCTCGACCTTCATTGTCGGCTTTCCCGGCGAGACTGACGAGGATTTCGAGTTTCTTCTCGCTTGGCTCAAGGAAGCGCGCCTTGAGCGGGTCGGGTGCTTCAAGTTTGAACCGGTGAAGGGCGCGGTGGCGAATGATCTGGGGCTCGCGCCGGTGCCGGATGCTGTGAAGGAACAGCGCTATCGCCGCTTCATGGAGGCGCAGCAGGTGATCTCGGCCCGTGTCCTCGCCTCGCGGGTCGGCCGGCGCCTCAAGGTCATCATCGACGAGGCAGGCCCCACCGTGGCCAAGGGCCGTTCGGTCTGGGACGCGCCGGAAATCGACGGCAATGTCTATGTCGGATCGCGCCGCCCCCTGCGCGTCGGCGACATCGTGACCGTCCGCGTCGAGCGCGCCGACGCCTATGACCTGCACGGGCAGGCCGTCTGAACGCTGGACGGCCGCGACGGCTCAGCCCCGGACGACATCAGGTCGCGCTCGACAGAATCCGTCGGGCGCGGCCTGATCTGGAAACCGCGCGCATGGTCGCGCTCACCACACGCGATGCGTCACTTGTCGGCGTCTTCATGCCCCTCGAACAGCGCGACCGGACTGCCCGGCATGATGGTCGAGATCGCGTGCTTGTAGACAAGCTGTGAATGCCCATCGCGCCGCAACAACACGCAGAAATTGTCGAACCAGGTGACAACCCCCTGAAGTTTGACCCCGTTCACCAGAAAGATCGTGACCGAAATCTTGTTTTTACGAACATAGTTGAGGAACGTGTCCTGTAGATTTTGAGCTCTTTCGGCCGCCATCGAAGTCTTCCTTTTTTGGGATCTCTTTTATATCGGCGCAGGCCTGATCCGATTGCCTGCGCCTCTTGCGTCACGTCCTCCTGACGCGGCGCGATGTCAATTTTGGGCAACTGCCGAACGAGCGCAAGCGAAAAGATCGCATGACATCCGGCTTCGCCTCGCTGCCCGCCTCCACAACCCACTGCGGCCGAACGCGCCGAAAGCAACACGGGGGCCCCAATCCAGCTGCCTTGCGCCGCTATTCGACGCCAAGCGACTTGAGCTTTCGGTGAAGCGCGGACCGTTCCATGCCGATGAACTCGGCCGTGCGCGAGATATTGCCGGAGAACCGGGCGATCTGCGCAACAAGATATTCCTTCTCGAAAATCTCGCGCGCCTCACGAAGCGGCAGGCTCATCAGCTTCTCGCCGCCGGAGCCAGTTGGCGTAGCGGGAACCAGCGCGCCAACTTCCGCCGGGAGCATTTCAGTCGTCACCTCGGACGAAGGATCGCCCTTGGTCAGGATCATCAGCCGTTCGACGTTGTTGCGAAGCTCGCGCACATTGCCCGGCCACTCATGGGATTGGAGCACGGCCATGGCGTCGCTCGCGATCGCGCGGCGCGGCAGCCCCGACGCGATCGAAAGCTGCTCCATGAAGAAGTCGATGAGTTCCGGCACGTCTTCCCGGCGCTCCGACAGGGCCGGAACCCTGATCGGCACGACGTTGAGGCGATGGAACAGCTCTTCCCGGAAGCGCCCGGCGGCGATCTCGGAGGCGATGTCCTTGCAGGTCGATGAGATGATGCGAACGTCCACATGCACGCGGGTGGTCCCCCCGACCCGCTGGAAGTTCTGGTCCACAAGAACCCTCAGGATGCGCCCTTGCGTCTCCTTGGGCATGTCGGCCACTTCATCGAGGTAGAGTGTGCCGCTATGGGCCTCTTCCAGCGCGCCGATGCGGCGCGGCTTGCCCGCCACAGCCTCGACCCCGAACAGTTCCTCTTCCATGGTCTCGGGCGTGATCGTGGCCGAATTGATGACGACGAAAGGTCCCGACTCACGGGTGGAGAGCGCGTGGAGCGTGCGCGCGGCCAGTTCCTTGCCCGTGCCGGGCGCACCGGAGATCATGACGCGTGCATTCGTCGGCGCCACGCGCTCCAGCGTCATGCGCAGCTGGTTGGCGGCGGTCGAGCGCCCGACGATTCGGCTGGCCTGAACGGTGCGTGTCTTGAGGTCCTTGACCTCGCGCTTCAGGCGCGAGGCCTCGAGCGCGCGGTCCGCGATGAGCACGAGCCGATCCGCCTTGAACGGCTTCTCGATGAAATCATAAGCGCCGCGCCGGATGGCCGACACGGCCGTTTCGATGTTGCCATGGCCCGAGATCATGACCACCGGCAGTTCGGGGTCGGATTCCTTGATGAGATCGAGCACCTGCAGCCCGTCAAGCCTGCTGCCCTGTAGCCAGATGTCGAGGAAGACCAGGTTGGGCCGGCGCGCCTGGATCGCCGCCAGCGCCTCATCCGCAGAACCGGCACGGCGCGCCGAATAGCCTTCATCCTCGAGGATGCCGGCCACCAGCTCGCGAATGTCTGTTTCGTCATCGACGACAAGGATATCTGCGGAGCTCATGGGTGCTGTGCCGTCTCATACCCGGCGCCATCCGGCTGGCCAGGCGGTTCTTGTGCAGTTTGAAAGGTTTCGGAAGAGTTGGTGGCCGGCAGCCAGAGGCGCACATGCGCGCCGCGCCCGCCATCCTCGCGGTCGAGAAGCTCGATCTGGCCGCCATGATCCTCGAAGATCTTGCCAACGATGGCGAGGCCAAGCCCGGTGCCGCCCTCTCGGGTGGTCATGTAGGGCTCAAGCAGGCGCTGCCGGTTCTCCACGGGAAATCCCTTGCCGGTGTCTGCCACATCGAGCAGCCAGTGTCCGCCCTGCCGCCGCAGCGCCACATCGATGCGGGCTGGCATGCCTTCTTCAGGCGGAACCGCATGGATCGCTTCGGCGGCGTTCTTCACCACATTGGTCAGCGCTTGCGAGACGAGCCGCCTGTCGAACACGGCCATGACCGGCTCGTCGACTCCGGCGCTCTCGATGACAAGGTCAGGATTGCCCACCCGCATCATGAAAACCACCTCGCGCACCATGGCCGCGATGTCGTCGCTGGTCGGCGACGGCTTGGGCATCCGCGCGAAGGAGGCGAACTCATCGACCATGCGGCGGATGTCCTCCACCTGCCGGATGATGGTGTCGGTGCACTGGTCCAGCACATGCCGGTCCTCGACGATGGTCTTGCCGAACTTGCGGCGGATGCGCTCGGCCGAGAGCTGGATCGGCGTCAGCGGATTCTTGATCTCGTGAGCGATTCGCCGGGCGACATCGGCCCAGGCCGACGTGCGCTGCGCGGCCACGAGGTCGGTGATGTCATCCAGCGTCACCACGAGGCCCAGTTGCCCCTCCCCCTCCCGCGAGACGCGCACGTTGAGCGTCCGCTCGCGGCCATGGCGCATCATCACCACCTGCGAGTTGACCGTGCGCTGGCGCATCTGCCGTGCCTCGCGGATGGCGTCACTCAATTCCGGCGCAAGCACGCTGAGCGGCTTGCCGATGCCGGCGCCATCCACGCCCAGCAGCCCGTCTGCCGAGCGGTTGAGCAGCGTCACGCAGTCCTCGTGGTCCAACCCGATCACCCCGGCCGAGACGCCGGCAAGCACAGTCTCGGTGAAGCGGCGGCGGCGGTCGAGAACCTCGCTTGCCGCCACAAGCCCGTCCCGCTGCCGGCGCAGTTCGGCAGTCATCTTGTTGAAGGTCTCGCCCAGATGGGCGAGGTCGCCTTCCGTGCGCTTGACCGGAACCTGCACATAGAAATTGCCTGTCGCGACCTGATCGGTCGCGTGGATCAGGCGCCGGATCGGAGCGACCAGCCGGTCTGCGAAGCGCAGGCCGAACCACACCGCCGAGAGCAGCACCGTGAGGGCAATCAGGAAGTACATCGAGCCGAAGGCGATCTGCACGCCCTGCCGGCGCGCATCGATGGCGAGATATTCCGCCGCCGCGTTGCGGGCCTCGGCCGGGAACTCCACGGCGAGCGGATCCACCTGACGCGCGATCAGCAGAAAGGTGTCTGGAAACTCCGGCATCTTCATCAGCGCGCTGAACACGCGCGATTCGCCCATGGCCGAGCAGATCGGATCTTCCGTGGCTCGCGCCTCCTCGAACGCCTCGTCAACCAGCGGCGGCGGGTCGGGAATGACGTTGAGCCGCGCCCGCGTGACGATCTCGTAGGGCTGCCTGACGAGGAACACGATCGGCAGGCCGAGCGCCCTCGCCCGAACCGTCAGAAAGCCGTCGAACCAGTTGCGGTCCGTTTCGAAAAGGGGCCGCACCGCCCCGAGGTCTTCCGCCATCAGCCGGATCTCGCGGCCCAGATTGGTGCATTGGCTTGCCGTGTAGGTGTCTGCCACATCGACGGACTTGAAGATGATCTGACGCATCCGCCCGGAGAACCAGGGCTCCAACCCCTTCTCCAGGGTAATGGTGGCGATCACCGCGACCAGCATGGCCGGCAATGCCGCCACCAGCCCGAACAGCAGGATGATGCGCACATGCAGCCCCGCCGCCGCCGCGCCCCGGTTGCGCGCGCGCACCAACATGAATGCCTGCCACAGCACCAGGATGAGCAGCGCCAGGATGATCGACGCGTTCACCATGAACAGCGTCACCACCACCGAATGCACCGGCACGATCCGGGTGGAGCCGGAGATGACCATGAAGGTGGCGAGCGCAGAGCTGAGGGCGAGCGTCACAAGCGCCACGCCCACCCAGGTGGCCGTGCGACTGCCCCTTGTCTCGGGCTGGCCCTGATCGCGAGATTGCGTAGTTGCCAACAAAC
This window encodes:
- a CDS encoding sigma-54-dependent Fis family transcriptional regulator; translated protein: MSSADILVVDDETDIRELVAGILEDEGYSARRAGSADEALAAIQARRPNLVFLDIWLQGSRLDGLQVLDLIKESDPELPVVMISGHGNIETAVSAIRRGAYDFIEKPFKADRLVLIADRALEASRLKREVKDLKTRTVQASRIVGRSTAANQLRMTLERVAPTNARVMISGAPGTGKELAARTLHALSTRESGPFVVINSATITPETMEEELFGVEAVAGKPRRIGALEEAHSGTLYLDEVADMPKETQGRILRVLVDQNFQRVGGTTRVHVDVRIISSTCKDIASEIAAGRFREELFHRLNVVPIRVPALSERREDVPELIDFFMEQLSIASGLPRRAIASDAMAVLQSHEWPGNVRELRNNVERLMILTKGDPSSEVTTEMLPAEVGALVPATPTGSGGEKLMSLPLREAREIFEKEYLVAQIARFSGNISRTAEFIGMERSALHRKLKSLGVE
- the rimO gene encoding 30S ribosomal protein S12 methylthiotransferase RimO, coding for MNAPAPKISFVSLGCPKALVDSERIITSLRSEGYELTRTHAGADLVIVNTCGFLDSAKAESLDNIGRALSENGKVIVTGCMGAEPEQITERFPNVLAITGPQAYESVLGAVHAALPPAHDPFLDLVPAQGVKLTPRHYAYLKISEGCNNRCSFCIIPKLRGDLVSRPAGEVLREAEKLVAAGVKELLVISQDTSAYGVDLRYAPSLFKDREVRARFLDLSRELGQLGAWVRLHYVYPYPHVDEVIQLMSDGLVLPYLDIPFQHASPHVLKAMRRPAHQEKTLERIRKWREICPDLGIRSTFIVGFPGETDEDFEFLLAWLKEARLERVGCFKFEPVKGAVANDLGLAPVPDAVKEQRYRRFMEAQQVISARVLASRVGRRLKVIIDEAGPTVAKGRSVWDAPEIDGNVYVGSRRPLRVGDIVTVRVERADAYDLHGQAV
- a CDS encoding PAS domain-containing sensor histidine kinase — protein: MGVALVTLALSSALATFMVISGSTRIVPVHSVVVTLFMVNASIILALLILVLWQAFMLVRARNRGAAAAGLHVRIILLFGLVAALPAMLVAVIATITLEKGLEPWFSGRMRQIIFKSVDVADTYTASQCTNLGREIRLMAEDLGAVRPLFETDRNWFDGFLTVRARALGLPIVFLVRQPYEIVTRARLNVIPDPPPLVDEAFEEARATEDPICSAMGESRVFSALMKMPEFPDTFLLIARQVDPLAVEFPAEARNAAAEYLAIDARRQGVQIAFGSMYFLIALTVLLSAVWFGLRFADRLVAPIRRLIHATDQVATGNFYVQVPVKRTEGDLAHLGETFNKMTAELRRQRDGLVAASEVLDRRRRFTETVLAGVSAGVIGLDHEDCVTLLNRSADGLLGVDGAGIGKPLSVLAPELSDAIREARQMRQRTVNSQVVMMRHGRERTLNVRVSREGEGQLGLVVTLDDITDLVAAQRTSAWADVARRIAHEIKNPLTPIQLSAERIRRKFGKTIVEDRHVLDQCTDTIIRQVEDIRRMVDEFASFARMPKPSPTSDDIAAMVREVVFMMRVGNPDLVIESAGVDEPVMAVFDRRLVSQALTNVVKNAAEAIHAVPPEEGMPARIDVALRRQGGHWLLDVADTGKGFPVENRQRLLEPYMTTREGGTGLGLAIVGKIFEDHGGQIELLDREDGGRGAHVRLWLPATNSSETFQTAQEPPGQPDGAGYETAQHP
- a CDS encoding mannitol dehydrogenase family protein; translated protein: MTRTVPLSLATLDQLPIGVGKPHYRRDAITPGIVHFGVGNFHRSHQAVYLDDLMNRGEARNWGVVGAGVTRFDEAMRQRLSGQDFLTTLVEQDAHGRSVRIVGSMIDFIAPANVTALLAQLADPQIRIVSLTITEGGYFIDPATGEFDANHPDILADAREMSSPETVFGRIVAGLALRRAAGLPAFTVMSCDNIPHNGEVTRDAVTGLARLVDSALADWISAHVRFPNGMVDRITPATTDAQRSWLVNNYGLQDSAPVFCETFRQWVLEDKFSNGRPALESAGATFTTDVTPFELMKIRILNGGHAAIAYPAGLLGIHFVHDAMSHPLIAGFLAKLTRDEIIPQVPPVPGTQLASYQSLIAERFANPEVGDTIRRLCLDGSNRQPKFIVPTIADALRNGGHVSGLALLSALWCRYCLGKTESGEVIAPNDPGWERLTRTAHAAQANPAEWLAMRDIYGAVGADEAFAAHFAKALGEVQADGVAAALSRWLGAS
- a CDS encoding carbohydrate kinase, which translates into the protein MFVVCGEALYDLFANGKPDPGGKVVLRAVPGGSPFNVAIGLGRMDVSCGLLSAIPRDVLGTALRARLATENVSARFLLESAGLTTLSLVGLNDDGSPSYSFYQTGQDERLSIDNLSPFGADVVGMHLGSYAAVAPVTSACFQALAEREQGRLVTYDLNVRLTVEPRTAVWKARVAALLPVVSALKASDEDLTALWPDRDPVDVARECALQGPALVVLTRGPKGAVAFHRSGEFAMSAPVTEVNDTVGAGDAFQAQLIAALLEHGGRSRALISSMSQDEIATIIRRAIWAASHTCRRQGADPPTAADIAPFLSELGRTAMAD
- the hfq gene encoding RNA chaperone Hfq; protein product: MAAERAQNLQDTFLNYVRKNKISVTIFLVNGVKLQGVVTWFDNFCVLLRRDGHSQLVYKHAISTIMPGSPVALFEGHEDADK
- the xylB gene encoding xylulokinase, with product MHVIGIDIGTSAVKAVLVDEGQTVVATGEASLEWRSPHPGWSEQDPEDWWMATLRALAGLRSDCGTAWSDVTAIGLSGQMHGAVTLDAAGQVLRPAILWNDGRSAAECHVLESAMPGLGMVAGAPAMPGFTAPKLLWMQRNEPELFRRIAHVLLPKDFIRLKLTGSYATDLSDAAGTLWLDQAARDWSAQLIAASSLAPSQMPPVHEGIAISGRLLPGVAAQLGLPDGVAVAAGAGDAAAGAVGIGAVDDGDAFLSLGTSAQLFVATASYRPCPQKFLHAYCHAVPDRWFQMAAMLNGAVCLAWIAQQLGEGDIQLLLDRTEATAPRPSGLVFLPYLSGERTPHNDPQARGAFIGLDQATTPYSMVRAVLEGVAFSCVDARDCLSGAGTELSALSVIGGGSQSTFWMTIIASALNMPLIRHHGGEKGPAFGAARLARLAITQEPVAQVCSKPPIRDMFAPDSELAGLYAERLPRFRDLYARLKGAF